The genomic DNA ATGAGAGAAAATCCCCTCTTCATTAGTGGACTGGCAAGTAACTAAAACAAAGGTCCTAActaaaagatttcccctctaatactgTCCTCTTGACAACATTTGGGTTTGAAAACTAATTTTGGATTTTCTCTTACTATCCCCAGGACAAGTAGAGGATGAATCTCCCCTGCTGTAACACAGACAGTGTTAGAACCTGTCCTAACCCCTCCATGCCCTATCCAaaacgaaatttaaaaaaaaaggattttaaatacACTTTATCACTCATAAATTAGGAGCTTACCTGCATTGGAAGTATCCATTGTCACATACAGTAGATTTGCAACACATTTGAAAATATTTGTAATGGTTTAATGATTTCCTTTCTTTGTGCTAATATCAGCCAAGCTGGGAAGAATGTTTGGGGCAGGGCATGGTCAATTTGAATTGAAGATGCAAATAAAAGCAGGCAAATCTTCATGTTCCATTTATGAAATATCTGCTTGTGCATAGTGtcttaaagctggtcatacactgttaTTATTTTGGCTGGTTCCTGAAGCGCAAACCAAAATCCACTAAATCCACTTCATGGATGGCCCTGTTGATGCTTTCCTGCCCAACATCCTGAGATTGAAAAATAAAAGAATTTTAGTATACTAGTGTGTGGCCACTTATAGATGTGTAGTTTTAGGTCATCTTGTGGACTACTACCTGCAAGTTCTGATACCCTTTCTGTGTTTTATTTTAGGATATGGACATGCTGCTCCCAGCACAGATGGAGGCAAGGTCTTTTGCATGTTCTATGCTCTCCTGGGGATTCCGCTGACTTTGGTCATGTTTCAGAGCCTGGGTGAAAGGATTAATACCCTTGTAAGGTATCTCCTCTACTGCATCAAGAAGTGCCTTGGAATGAGACGGGCTGAGGTTTCGATGGCCAACATGGTCATTATTGGATTTTTTTCTTGCATAAGCACGTTGTGCATTGGCGCAGCTGCTTTTTCATACTATGAGCAATGGAGCTTTTTCCATGCCTACTATTACTGCTTTATAACCCTCACCACCATTGGGTTTGGAGACTATGTGGCGCTCCAGAAGGATGCAGCCCTACAAAACAAGCCACAGTATGTTGCCTTTAGCTTTGTGTACATATTAACAGGACTTACAGTCATAGGAGCATTCCTAAATTTGGTGGTCCTACGGTTCATGACCATGAATGCAGAGGACGAAAAAAGGGATGCCGAACATCGTGCTCTGTTGAACGGCCACTCCAGCATACATACCAATGACACTAGTTCCTCCAGTGGTGGCTTTCGAAATGTCTACGCAGAGGTTCTTCACTTCCAGTCCATGTGTTCTTGTTTGTGGTATAAGAGTAGAGAAAAACTACAGTACTCTATCCCCATGATCATACCTCGGGATTTGTCCACATCAGACAACTGCATGGAGCAAAACCACCACTCACCCGGTAGATACATGGGCACGCCGTCCAATGGATGCATTTGCAATACCCAGCATTCAGCCATTAGCTCAGTATCAACAGGACTCCACAGTCTCTCTGCCTTTAGGGGACTTATGAAGCGGAGAAGTTCTGTGTAACATACTTTGATCCAAAAAACAGACATctatttatactgtatattaaaattagtttatttaaagggtaactgcaCATGACACTGAAAATTTTAAAGAACAAAATGATACCTCAGTGGATCAAGCAGCAAGTTTTGTTAGTTGTATAGTTACCCTCACTGTCGTCTGTGCCACTGCTTTTGCCTATTTTTCTGGCAGGTTGAGATTTCTGAACCCCCCTTTGGAATTGAATAGAAGATTATGAAGTGAAAAATTCATGGGAAGGGAATTATCTTGACTACAACATTTTGCCTGAATTAGAAAGTAGGTTTTAGGGGTGGCATCCAAGAGGACTAAGTAGGATTGTTTCCTTCTGACAGACCTTGGCTTTAGATCTTCTGAGATGTAGTAGCACACCAGTAGTGATCAAATCAATTTGCAAATCAGGTGAATTGCAGATGTTTTGATTTGCCTGAATATATAAAAATGAGTCTAGTCTTTGGAGACACATCCAGTTCAAGATTAGCTGGAAGCTAAGCTTGCATAATTCTCAGTAGACTGGATTTTCCCTATTTGATCAGTGGTATGGGGTATTCCCTATTAAACACTGGTATGTTTTAAATGACCTCTATTATTAAATAAATATGGAGGCTTCAATTGttgacttccttctgaaaatgctggtttccTGGCTGTCAATCTGACCCCCTTGCTTTAAAAGCTAGAACTGTCTGAGATTATTTCATGTTACATCTCAATTTACGGTGTAACATAAAACATGTTCGCAGTCTACAGCCCCCACAACACCAAACGACCCAGAGGAAGCTCTACTCCCATCaggttaatgtattttttttattcaacatgGCTGTAAATGGCTCTGCCCGCACGGCCGCATCATTTATTCTATAAGACAAATGAAGCCTGGGAACAGTTCGAAAACCGTCTCTTTAAAGTAGAAAATTCCACCCAATACTGAATTTTCAATGGTTGgtagaaataaatatatatctgttttattttagattttatcaaaAGGTACACGTCACCAACACAGTGAGGCAGCCATTTTGTTTGACATCATGGTTGTCTTTAAAGTAATCTGACCTGTAATAGGCTGGATTCTGTTGGTCAAAAATGTATTGGTTTGTTGATGATTTGTTAATCTATTACCATAATTGCTAAGATCCTGGGAAAAGGTAGTCAATTAATTCACATAAGCTATAGTTTTCCTGTTTCAGGCTTGGAATGTACTTTCAGAATGATTTGTTTAGATCTGCTACCTTGTGTGTTGGTTAAGCACACAAAGTGAACAAGCTGGTGTACTTATTTAATTATGCATTTTCTCCAAAAACTAGGATTCATACATCTACTGGTAGATGTCTAAACCATCTGGTCAGAATACATTTTAGGTGGGTCAGTGGCAGACCACAAGGAATTAAAGGAATCCCAGAGCAAAAGCGGACAGCCTGTGGGTTGGGTATCAGATGAGATACACCATCCATCAGTTTTAGAAGGCCCACAGTGCATTATTTGACATCCACACATTATTAGAGTTCAAGACACTAGAAATATGAAGATTGTGATCCCAGAAAATGTCACACTAATCTAGGACCTAAAAAAATTGAACATCTTTATTTGAGAGTCTAAGCCAAAAAATGGCTGCTACCCTCGCCTCAATTGATCTATACAGTATGAATTATAAAAACTGGACATACACTACATAGCTAAAAGGTTGTGGAAACCTGACCATAACACAAATATGAGTTAGTTAGACAACTTTCAAAATTAAAAGCATGAATTTGGAATTGCCCATTCCCCGGAGATGTGGCTCGCaatcagtgttccaattcatcccaaagattttaATTAAGGTTGAGGTCATGGCTTTGTGTATGTTACTCAAGTTCCTTTACACTAGTTCCATGTCTTTATctagctggctttgtgcacaggggatCAGTCATGCTGGAATGGAAAAGGCCTTCGctaaactgttgccacaaggttggagTTGTAGAAAAGGTCTTTGTATGCTGTTGCAGTTACAGTACAACAGTACCTTTGTGGAAAACACCTGAACTTATTTAGAGTAATTTACACATAATTTTGGCCATATAGGTATTATGGTCAGGTGTCCAAAAAACATTTGGCCAATCAGTCTATATACAATACATGTTGTTAAAATTTGTAAGTATAAACAGATTCCTAGGCTTGGCACAGTCTGCACTAGGCAAATGCTTGTATGACAAAATGTGTCTTGCATGCATACAGCATGTGTAATATCTATTTTCAAAGTGGATGAACCCAGGGCTAGCATATTTGTTTTAATATATGTAGGAGTATTAGGCTTGAAAGGATTTTGCCATGAATATTTTTACCACATATGAAATGCTCATAATTTTGTAAATTCTGACTCTGATTTTTATCCAAGTGAACAATGCAAGGCCTATTATAATGTATAGTTTAGCTTAGTTATGAAATACATGATTTATACCAAAAAAGTGGAGGAGTTGGCTGAATAAGAATCTATGGAGATGTACACACAAGCAGTTGGTGCCAATACAtcattgtgtcttttttttctggAAAGAAAAACTTGACAGAACTTTTATCCCTTAGCTAttccttaaaaaacaaaacaaaaaaaaaactggatggaCTTCCTCTTTAATTTCTTTTAATTATTGCATCTTCTGGGTTATTCTGTGCTATTACCAGTGTGCTATTCCATCAATTCATAGTTCTGTatctgctgatatatatatatacaaacacacacacacacatacacacacagtatttaGTGTTTACATCAATGCTTGCCCCTAGGAAGAAGCCTACAAATTCTCTATCACAGCCATAGAACCAAACATACAAGGATCGATTTAATAAAATTCCAGTACACCTAATTTGGCCTTGTGCAGTGAAGCTCAATAACCATGCAAAACTCCAACTCTGTATATAACATCTGGCACAGTATGAAGACGTCATGTTTAAATGTGGACATCTGTATGACTCTTTTGGCTCAATATTGTCTCTCTCACCCATATTTTAGAGGTGGCCTGCACCAAGTTCTCTCTATCAATACCCTCTGTACAAGGCTTTTAGAGTGTAAGATGGTtgttcccaacctcagtcctcaggTACTTTCAACATGTCATGTTTTCACTATATAATTTAACCTTgcgcaggtgctttaaatcaatctCAATGGCTTGATATCaatgacagctattttatctaagggaacctggcctgttgagggtacttaaGGACTGAAGTTCGAAACCACAGGTGTAGGAGAACACAGAAGCACCTAGAGAAAGCCCACACAAACACAAGGCAtattcctgatcctgcaaagcaagAATGTCACCATGCTGTCTAGTTCAATAAGTGTGACAGTCCAATGCTAAACTGTGGCAAAAAAGAGGAGAACTCAATGGAGGCCAAagtagaaaaaaacataaaatatattctAATAGGATCCCTGATGGAACCTGAGGACTCCATTTAGCAAGGTCACCACACTAATATAAGCAACTTCCATATATTTCAGTTAGCACCAATCCATTTGTCTTTTTCTGCCCAGAGAAAAGGATAGCATGACACTAAAAACTGCTTGGGTGAACTTTGCCATAAAGAAAATGCATGCTCAGGGAAAGGAATGTTAACGTGCAATTTCTAAgactagggaaaaaaaatgtctttctccATTTGtcttagtgggattttttttttttgtaagctgaTATTGTTATAAGTAATCTAttaatacataggggttgatttactaaaactggagagtgcaaaatctggtgcagctctgcatagaaaccaatcagcttccaggttttttgtcaaagcctaattgagcaaactgaagttagacgctgattcactaccatgcagagctgcaccagattttgcactctccagttttagtaaatcaatcccacagtcTGCCAGAGGTCTGCTTAATggggaactccaggcaaacagctatatACAAAGATACATATATTGGAgccgttttacctgccaaaggatttaaaTGTCGGGAGTTTGTAACCAGTTATATTTAAAGAGCCCAGACAGAAAACACAGCAAGACTAATGATCTGACTTTTCTGAACTTTGGTTAATTAGCACCAATtacacttaaagggtaagttcactttaaaaaaaaaaaaaaataaatgcacatcttcttacaggtaaaaaatgtgcatttattatttatttttacttggaacctggaaagcattgcacccagcagatcgcgggtgccatgcaggactcctgcatacttctcagtgtatctgtctgcccaTACCTGGTACAGGCGAACAGACAaacactgacaggaagagagaatgaactaccaggTACATACAAGTTGTATGTATATATTAGGGATGGATGATACAGTGGGACTGTCAGATCACGCTCTTCTTATgagaatgaactaccagagcgctcaacagcgccatggtagttcattgaaactacaagccgacaaccaCAAAGGTTGttaggacttgtagtttcccattcacagaggacCTCGAATGAATGACGTGGCAGAGTGGGCGGAGCTCCGCATGGCAACGTTTTTTTCAAACAGTGAGAGCGGGCGCCCAGAGAAGATGCCCACCCGCTGTCACTGGgtgggggagaggctgcagctgctgggacctgttatatgttccaccctaaatatgggtaatatgtaacatgttcgaAAATGTAAATTTATCCTTTAAAAATATGGAATAATGGATTAATAAGTACAGTACATAATCACATTTATTGATGTTTTTGTATATGACTGGAGTTCAGATCATAAGGCAAAGAGGCTGTACCACATCATTTTTATAGGATAGGAGATAGAAGAGGACAGAAGGGTGggacctggtggcactggcagtcaaCTTAAGGGTGCTCAGGCAATAGCAGAAGCAGATAGAAGGCAGAAAGAACTTTTGGCGTAGCCTTTAGCCCCTTTCTCTCAGAAGCTGAACCATCAAATAATAACACTGAACTTCAGATCTGGCGTGGGTCATCCAAATTTAGGAAACTAGTATCCAAATTTCAGGATCCACTTTGGTGGTAAGACCTGTGAGTGACCACATTCATCAGTTTGATTAACTTTTTTTTGCACCTTTGCTCTGTGTGAGGGAACTGTGTGCGCAAAATACTACGAGCATATACAAGAATCCTCTTTGAACTTTCAAAGGGTGGGACTAGATAAAAGTAGGTGTGGGGTTGATTGACTCAACAAATAAAGCACGTTCACTTTTACAGTGTATCTTTACTTTGCAAATTGAATGGGGTCACTTAGGTTAACAAATAAGGTGAATCTATGTTTACTTcatttacttaaaagagaagtatacaaattttttaggaatcatacttacccaggtggatgcagcatcggtcccccactGGCTCCAAGGCTGAGAACCAAGCAAGCACAttttctgtttctttcattttCTCTGCACATGATTAGGTGTGAACACAGCTTCATCTTACAAAATTATATGTAGATACACTTTACAAAGTGACCAATCtctactgctttagtaaatcagactCAGTAGAAATGAACAGGAAAACtagaaatacaataaataataaagaaaactttttttccattataTTTGCTACTCATAATAACATTGAACATTTTCAAAATTGTATTACAAAAATATATTTGGATTCACATCTGAATAGAAAGATGCAGCTGGCCTGAACACATTGGAACAGAATGTCTTTTTGACTCGTAGATCATCTGTGCAATGTAATCCAAAAAATTCAACCATTATTATTAGTTTTCTTCCAGAATAGGAAATGAAGAATTAAATGATTTGTTACATTAATTGGCTTCTGAAGTTTGTATCCTGATAAGCCTCCAATGTTTTCTCATACAACTAAATTAAACAATTATTGGAATGTCCAGAGGCCCAGATTTATGAGGAAAAGTTACAGATCAAGTCAGCAATTCTACCATTTACAGTTAAAGAGAAATGTTATAGGTAGTATTTATAGATATTTCACATTTTAAGTCAGTGCTTTAACAGTTTTCTGGACGTATTTTAAGGGATAACTTTTATGTTTGCACAGCATGCTGTTCTGCATTTTTAGTATTGAATTTTGTATTCAGATTTGTAAAGATTATCCGTCATGTGGTCAGAATCTCTGGCTGATATAGGTTCATAAAGAGTCAGTTGCCGTAGGCCTTCAGTGAAAAAGAGGAAAAGTGAGGCACGGTCACAGTGCTGTACTACTAAGGAGGAAGCAGATAATGCTTATGTAATGAGGACAGCCCCATCTATGCTTACACAAATTGCACATAAACAAGTCTCAATcattaacattttttaaacattaacaCTCATTTAAAATAACATTTACATTAATTTAGTCACATTttcatatgtatataaaaaaacactacagTTTCCGCAAAAAATCCCACAGGTATTATGTGTAATGGAGAGGATGGATAGCATGCTGTGGGTACAATAGTGGCAAGTGTATTGAAGGGGTTAGTAACATATGTTTAGCACATTGTAATTCTAAAATATTGCTTGACATGACTTGATAGTGACAGGTCTGCATGGGGAATAAAGTGCCCTTGTGCCCAGTCTATAGACATACATTTTTTGCATTTCTTAACAAGTGGTAAAATAGCTTTAAAACACGCCCCCACTGACCTCTCTAGTTGCTTGTACTATAAAGTTATTCACTCTCAAAAATCCTCAGCTATCACAACAAATATTCTAATGTCCGGTATCAGTTAGAGTTTAGATGCGGCTAACAATTAGAAACATTCTAAAATAACACTTAAAATAACTTttaggtttcagggaacccctgttaacaATCATTGTATCTATTGCTCATGGCACATTGACATGAACAGAAAATCAATCATGATGTGTCCCCTTATTTTGGTAGTCAGTGAAATCCTCACTTACGTAGATGGTCAGTGGAGACAGGCTCCCTcagattggtagtcagtgggagaaggacctctTTACATGTGTAGGAATTGGTTGAAAGGCCTCATTGctctggtggtcattgggaaaaatgttccttactttggtggtcagtgtgaaatgTGCTTCTTGCGTCAGTGGAAAGAGGgttgcttacattggtggtaattggGAAAaaattccttacattggtggtcagtgtaagaatGCTCTTTCATTGGTGgtgagtggaaagaatgttccttacattggtggtcattgggaaaaattctttatattggtggtcagtgtaagaatgctctttcattggtggtcagtggaaagaatgttccttacattgatggtcactgtGAAAAATGTTCCTAGTATCTGAGAGTCAGAAACTGCTTATTActcaaggaacctctggagaaaccctagttcAGAAAGTCTTCTCTAATGGCTTGAGCCGGCCATACACAAAGCAaatctctttcctgcaaccacgggtccatttcccccatcaatacagacagtgttgatgcgggaatccctctggccgggccattgtcttctcatGAGTCACTGTCTACTCTCGACGGGGACGGCCTCCCCCAccgggaaaagacagtgattattgctagtggctatagcagctgctcgCAATAATTATCGCAGTAAAACCCGGCATGCTGTTTTTGACCCaagctgattgatcgatcaacttggtatatttagcctgcccatacacggtttgaatctcggccggttcctgctgagctggccaaaattcgatccatgtatggcctgccttagaaacTCCCGCTATGTGTTAGAAGGCAGGAgattaatttctccacaatgcctatagctgCAAGAGAGcattatgatgatgattattattactatacaagaAGTTATTTTACAACTTGTTCATAGTATATAAATAGTATATTCTGCATAGtgtgggcacaggttcactttaaactacAGTCGTTTAAACAAACAGTGCTGATTGTAGGCAAAACATCCTGTCACTATATGGACTTTAAAGGTTTAGCTGTGACAATTTATGGACAAAAAACATCAATCAACACAATACAATACTGGGGCAACAAACAGGAAGTCATTCACCCTCATTCCTCAGTCTACTTCTACCCTTGGAGGATTAAAAGTATGCAGAACACATGCAGAATCACTGCTTGCGTCGAAACCTAAAAATTGAGAAAGATCCactataatttcatttttttacaattcaTGAGTGAATTGATCTGCCCAACACAAGAGATATCTTTCCAACGAGGCACTACTCTTAccttaagccccagttcacaccggtgcaacttgtcaGTCACACCCGATTTGTGCCCATGGAACCATTCAAACCAGTGCGACTCCGActtgcaccgatttgaaaaaggttcctggacTATTTGTGATGATTTCATGTGAGACTTGCATTGGcatctgtgcatgaaatcgcaCTGAGTATTTGAagagcgtgatttcaaagccacattcggTGTGAACTGGGGGTAAAAAATAGTTATTGGATATAGCTACACTTTGATCAGTCAATCACACTACAGACCCGAAAATGGTTATCTAAAATTTGGATTCAAAGCCTTTGTTCTAAAAAGCCTTGCAGATTGCGCCTCTTGAAAAGGTCAACGTTTAAAAGCTTCTTTGTGTTATCATAGATTGTTGTTTATAATAATTAACAAGTCGTTAATCCGTTTCGTCTTTTGACTTTCTGCAGATGTTCTCTAATCATCTGCTTGGTCAGTTGAAGATAAATTTATGATGGTCTGAATTGTTCAGTTTACCATTTATAGCAGCTAACATGGCTTGTAAGATAAAATATATCTTTACCAAAATGAAGGTTTCATCAAGTTATCCTGTCTCTGTCCTGACTATGTGTCAATTTTAAGGTAACTGCCAAAACCTAGAACAAAGTTCCAGTGTAGACTCCACTCCAGTGGACTCCAGTCCTGAGATGTGTTTTTTCATACATagggtaattttttaaaaatactaaATTCCCCAGGTTTTAGGGGATCAAATGGCTTAAACAGCATCTCGCACAATAACCTAATGGACACTCAGGATACCTCCAATTTTTTTTCAGTCCAGTGGTTGAGTTCAGTGTTTAACAGAACCAACCCTGATGAAGGGAGGCTCTAAACCTCTGAAATGTGCTGGCTTTTTATGACGTACAagcctgaaaaaaatattttttttcacatgccCACATCCAGTTCCTACAGGTGCCAAAAGCTGACCTTCAGCCACCAAGGTTGCAAGAGCTACTTAAGCAAAATCATTCCCTCTACACTGCTTAAGAC from Aquarana catesbeiana isolate 2022-GZ linkage group LG04, ASM4218655v1, whole genome shotgun sequence includes the following:
- the KCNK3 gene encoding potassium channel subfamily K member 3 yields the protein MKRQNVRTLALIICTFTYLLVGAAVFDVLESDEETTEKKKLEDKRNELRSKYNLTEENYKELEWVVLKLKPHKAGVQWTFAGSFYFAITVITTIGYGHAAPSTDGGKVFCMFYALLGIPLTLVMFQSLGERINTLVRYLLYCIKKCLGMRRAEVSMANMVIIGFFSCISTLCIGAAAFSYYEQWSFFHAYYYCFITLTTIGFGDYVALQKDAALQNKPQYVAFSFVYILTGLTVIGAFLNLVVLRFMTMNAEDEKRDAEHRALLNGHSSIHTNDTSSSSGGFRNVYAEVLHFQSMCSCLWYKSREKLQYSIPMIIPRDLSTSDNCMEQNHHSPGRYMGTPSNGCICNTQHSAISSVSTGLHSLSAFRGLMKRRSSV